ATGACCTTTAAAAGCCAATGGGGACTCTCTGCACAGAACTCCATGCAAAGAGCAAGTAGTACAGCTGGAACGATAGATACCCAAAAACAAACCCGCCACCTGAGCACATCATCAATGTAAAATGTTATTCCTCAGATATCCAAATggaaaatacaaaaagtgctTTAAAATGTTTAgataaattaaattcttttataaaaattatatattttatgaagtaCTATTATTTCTCAACTTAAGATATCTTACCAATCAATTATTTCCTTGGCTGGGAGTCCAATAAAAAGAGCTCCCAAAAGTCCTAGACATGTAGCAATTTGAGTGAAGCTCCCATAAGTGCCCCTTATAAAAGTCGGTGACACCTGATCATGTTTGATGAACCAGTCTTAAgaatttaagatttaaaaaaaaaaaaaaaagagacttatGACATTCCTGGTCAAGTGGATGAAGCAtaattaaatgtttaacaaAAAAGTTATAAACAAAACTCTTACAGTAGAGACTCTACATAATAGTCAGACCAAACCAATaacattattaattaatataccTCTGCCACATAGAGAGCTGCAACAGGTGGGCCAAGCCCCATCCCGGTTCCAACAAATAACCTCCCTAGAAGCATACCCCACAGACTATTTGTTGTTGCACTGCAAGAACGCACTTGATTAGTTTTTATGCTTCATAACAGTTTAAATAAAAGCACAAAGATCACGTTAATCTTCAACCATATGGAAACCTTTCAGCAAGAAACACATGGGGGAAGGAGGAGAAAATCAAACACAGATggttcaataaaaataagtgGTAGTAGTTTTACTTGTTTACATGGTGGTTGTAGTGGTTAATTAATTCATCCCTTGTAATATGTTCTTCTCTATCCTTTATGCAATTATCAACATCAACAGAGAAAATGTTTCATATCTAAGAAAGAAATAATGGGCTCCCCTCAAAGCTCCTAGACTGGATGGGATGCATCCACTCTTCCACCAAAGCTATTGGCATGTGATAGGAGAACATGTCACTCAATCTGTAATATCCAACCTTAATTCGGGTAAGATCTTGGAATCAATCAACCACACTTTTATAACTTTGAtaccaaaagttaaaaatttgagAATGTGTCTGATTACCACCCTACAAGCTTATGCAATGTCATATATAAAATCATTAGTAAGGACCGTAAGGTGATCATAAACAGGCTTAAGAAAATTCTCCCCTCCATTATATCGGAGTCTCAAAGTGCTTTTGTCCCAAGGTGGCTCATTACAGACAATATACTTGTAGCTTTTGAGTCCTTACATCATATGAAATCCCAATCTAGGGGTGAGACAAGTTTCATGTCTATGAAACTTTATTTGAGCAAAGCCTATAAGAGGGTGGAGTGGTCCTTTATGGGGAAAATCATGGCAAAAATGGGTTTCCATGATCAATGGATATCCCTTATCATGGAGTATTTTAGCATAGTTCCATATTCCATCCTTGTTAACAGTGAACCCCAAGGCTACATCCCTCCCACAAGAGGATTATGCCAAGGGGATCCACTCTCCCCAACCATTTCTTGTTTTGTGCAAGGGGTTTCATGCTTTGATCTTTCAGGCTACCCACAGAGGGGACAATTGTGGGCTATCTATTTGTAGAAGTGGACCTAGAGTCTCTCATTTGTTCTTTGCAAATGATTGCTCGATCTTTTGTAGAGCTTTGAGAAGTGATTGCCAGAAGATTCAAGAAATCCTTAGCATATATGAGGCCGCTTTGGGTAAACAGGTTAACAAGAACAAAACGACTTCGTTTTTAGCAAGTCTACCCCTAGTGCCATCCAGGAAAAGGTGAAGGAAATGTTGGGATTCCCAATAATCCgtcaataagaaaaatatattggcTTACCATCCTTCATTGGGAGAGAAAAGTGGGTATGCTTAAATCAGATAAAGGAGAAAGTGTGGAATGTGCTGCAGGGATGGAAAGAGAAATTACTGTCTCAAGCCAGGAGGGAAGTGTTGATCAAAGCAGTGATTTAGGTTATTCCGAGTTATGCCATGGGATGCTTTAAACTGCCTGTGGGATTATGTGATGAGATCAAAGGACTTATTAGAAGATTTTGGTGGAGGAATGGAGGGGATAAGAGAAAGGTACATTGGCTAAATTGGAAGAAAGTCTGAACCAAAAGGAAGAGGTGGTACAAGATTTAGAGAGCTAAGATATTTTAATGATGCTATTTTAGCCAAATAAGTTTGGCACCTTCTGAACAACCACAATTCATTGTTCTTTAGAATCTTCTAGGCAAATCTCCTTCCTCGCAGGTCTGTGTTGGATGCAAAAGAAAGCTCGAATCCTTCTTATGCATGGAAGGGCATCGTTAGAACAAGGGATATCATTTGGAGGGCTGGAATGCGGAGAGTAGGAGATGGGAAGACAATTAACATGTGGGGAGAAAACTGGTTGCCATGTGATGAATGCAGAAAAGTCCTCTTGGATTGGAGAGACCCGCCATGATCCTCCAAGGTGGCTAACTTAATAGATGAAACCCAGCACACTTGGAGAAATGATGTGATTGATCATATTTTTCTCCCTCATGAAGCAAGGATGATGAAGAGCATTCCTTTAAGCTCTACCAATGTACCTGAAACTCTTGTATGGATGGGGTCAAAGGATGGAAAATTCTCTTTCAAGTCAGCTATCACATGCTAATGCAGGATTTTAACAACGATTTTCCTTACTGCTCAGATGATTCCAGCAATAAAGCTTTGTGGATGAAGGTGTGGTGGAGTCTACCTGTGCCaaaaaagattcaaaacttTATCTGGCGAGCATCCTACTCGCCATAATTTATGGCAtcgaaaaatcatatctgatcCCCCATTGTGAAGGATGCAACCGTGAAGTGGAATCTACAGTGCATGCAATCTGGAGTTTTCAAGAAGTTTGAGGAGTATGGGAAGTTGTTGGTGATTATGAGACTCATAAATCCCATCATTTCCACCACTTCATTGATCTTATGGACCTGGTCTTGAAGGCAGAAGGTGCTGCTCTTGTTGCAGTTATATCTTGGTTCCTCTGGAATTGCAGAAACAAGCTTTGTTTATCATTTAATTGTGACTCACTGCAAGTATTACAACAGGAGCCGTGATTATCTACAGGAGTACATGACTGCAAAGTCACCCAAGACAGCTCCAGTTGCGAACCAAAATCTGACGATTAAGTGGAAACCTCCAGATGCAGGCTGCTACAAGGTAAACTTTGAAGGGGCAACCATTCAAGATATACATTGTGCAGGGCTTGGAGTAGTAATCAGAGATCACCATGGCCATCTGGTTGCTGTGCTAAGCCAGAAAATCCCTCTTCCTCATCTCACCAAAACTACTGAAGCCTTAGCAGCATGACATGCCACTCAACTTGTACTCAATATTGGGTTGGACCAAGTTGAGTTTAAAGGGGACGCTGCAATAATCATTAAGGAACTCCAGGCAGAAGACTTAAGTATCACAATTTATGGACATATATAGATACAAAGAGGCTTACATCCATGCTGCAGAATTTTTCATTCTCACATACAAGAAGACAAGAAAAATTCAGTTGCCCATGCCTTAGCAAGGCAGGCAAGCGTTATTGCTACCGAATATGTGTGGTTTGATACTATGCCATCTCATCATTTGAATGTACTAGTTTATGATTTATGATATAAGTCCTAATgaactttttctcaaaaaaaaaaaaaaaaaaaaaaaaaaaaaaaaagaagaaagaaataattaaaactcAACTCACACAAAATTACATAAACTAAATGATGGTGAAACTATATGCATTTATGTGCAAGCAAACCACCAAAAGCTTCAATACTTAAGAGAAGAATAGTACTAAAGTAAAATGATTCAATAAGACAGCAAGTTCTCACTAGTAGGAGGTAAAATGGGACTAAAGCCTGCATACATTCACTTAACACATTAGCATATGATTGATCCCCCCTTCCTCTTTTTCCCTactctatgtgtgtgtgaggTGGGGGTATGCAGGTGCGGTCAGGGAGACACCCTGAATGTTATAAcaagaatataaatataaacgCATTAGCATTTAGAAGTTCTGTAGTAatgaaaaaaagagttttatttctctACAAAGATGTATGTCAAAGCAGAAAACATCTGAAAGTGCTAGACTTTGAGCAAAATGGATTCCCAGGAAAAATAACTAAGATGTGCCTCTCAATGCAGTTACCTCAAAGACGCACCAATTATCATTGGTAGGGCACAAAGTTGAAATGCCCTTCTCCGCCCAAGCCCATCTGAAGCCCAGCCACTGAAAAGAGATCCAAAAAAGGCACCTCCTAAACATGTACTCACCACTAGACCTTCATTgacaaaagagaacatattagacaaatttgtttcaaatgcAAAAATTAGAAAGGTTCGCCACATTAAGTACCTTCAGCAAAGGTATCCCCACTAAAGCCAAGGCCTATAGAGATGCTTTCTAGGGTCTCATTGACTACTCTGcattaagaaacaaaaaaagaaaaagaaaaaaagaatatattatttcaaaaaacatcaaaagaaagaaatagaaatgaTTATGATTTTCAAAGATTAGGGAAATACCCAAGATGGTAGCCATATAGGAATGAAGAGATAGTTGCCACTAGAATATGTGGCAAAGAGCGCTTCCATGAAGGGTTTCCGATATCTTTTCCATTCAGTAAACGTGCTAAATGACCACATGAGAAATCAACCCAATTGTTAGTATCATGCATTGTAACATAAACTATTTTCATGAAAAAAGAACAGTGCTTCTAACATTTTTCTCTCACATATGGTATTTAACGACGGTCATTTTGGTTCATAGTGATAGGAAAAATTGCACTCATTTGGATAGGAAGTAGTCATTGCATCACCCTATAAATTAACggttttatgtaaaattttgataaccaaaaaaaaaaaaaaaaaaaggcaaatgcTCTATCACATGAAAGTTTTACTGAATTTCATGATCTCATTTTTTAGCTACACCAATTACTTCTATTCTATTACTTCTTCcaagtttctttctttcttctctcatgCTATaagacagagaaaaaaaaaggacaagcTGTAATTCAGTTTTGGTACCTAGCATTGAAATTTAGAATACAACAGTAAAGCTTTAGTCCCAATAATTGAGATTTaaataaaacatgaaaatgGTGATTAAAGAAATTTGAAAGTACCAGAACTTCCTTCTCTGTCAAAATCGTTTATATAGTCCTTCGATGGCCCACGTTTGTACATAAAGGAAGCGTCCGAATGACGACCCCGCATAGCAAAATTATCAATACCTTCCCCTGAACTCGGAAGAGGGTTTTCTGCGAGCAACTGCAATGCCAGATTAAACTCTAATCACTCAGATTGTCAATTAATtcctaatttattttctacaaaTACCTCAAAAATAATGGGTGAGAATCTGAGATTGGAATAGAAATTCAGTGATGAAAATTGCATCTTAGATTGCATACAACAGGACAACATTGCCAAATTCATCATATTAGCAAATCGCACACTTAGATCCATACAGATATACATGCatacacattatatatatacatacatgcGTGCACATTCACACACACGGATCAagatatataaacacacacacgtttagattttttttttttttttaaatgatacaatcttaaatgaaatttaaaaattccatCGATGATCGATCAAATATTATGTTTTAGATCTAATATTAAAGAatttcatataattatataataaaaaaattgaaagtttgcTCAAATTTCAACTACTTCAAGTTGAAAGCACGCATGCATATataaacatacacacacacacgaatgtatgtatgtatgtatgaaaaAGCACAGAGAGAGCTGCAAAAACGACACCGTATGGAATATCATCACCACCAAAACTCACCATGTTGAGCTCGGTTTCAGAGACAAAACTCAGAAAACAGAGCCTCTCgccacaaacacaaaaaaacacaaatacacaGTTCAAATATCAAAAGGCAGagcatatatataaattacaagaaaatgtaAATCTAGAAAGAGAAAACGACaatgcaaagagagagagagagaaatgtgaaATTCAATTACCTTACTAATTTGAAAAGTTTGTCAGACGCAGACTTAGAAAACGATCCGATCCAATTtcaacaaagagagaaagaagaaaacgacGCTGCTAACGTGCGCAGGGAAAAGTCAGTGTCAGTTGGAAGCAGAAATGTTAATGGTTGTTGTTGCCGCGTTTGTGTTATTTGGAAGAAATGTGGGTTTGAAAGAAAGGGACGGGAGCTAACGTGCGCGTTTGCAATCTATAGTGACATTCATTGAGAATTTGATGTATATGAAAGTGGTTGTTAGAGGAGTttgttatgtgtgtgtatatatatatatagatagtaTTGTAGAgagaagaagcaaaagaaggaaggaaggaaggaagggtGTAGAGTCTAGAGAGGTGTGTAGTAGTACTAAAGAAACCTCGGAGATAGCTACACTTGTGTTTATTCTATTGGGATTACCATTATTGGCtgatttttaccttttttaacCTTTCTtgctccctccctccctcctaTTTTATTGGACTACTATTTGTTTTGGTCAAAAAAGAAAGATCCATGCACATTCTTTTGCTTTGcatctcaaattattattattatttttttttttaatttaagccatgatttttaagtttaaaatcgtaatttttaattcaaaaaatggAATATGTATGAAGCTCTCTATTTTATGCAACAGTTTGTGAGTAATAAATACAACGtttttttcacaatataaaatatagga
The sequence above is drawn from the Castanea sativa cultivar Marrone di Chiusa Pesio chromosome 5, ASM4071231v1 genome and encodes:
- the LOC142634135 gene encoding putative plastidic glucose transporter 3 isoform X1; this translates as MLLAENPLPSSGEGIDNFAMRGRHSDASFMYKRGPSKDYINDFDREGSSARLLNGKDIGNPSWKRSLPHILVATISSFLYGYHLGVVNETLESISIGLGFSGDTFAEGLVVSTCLGGAFFGSLFSGWASDGLGRRRAFQLCALPMIIGASLSATTNSLWGMLLGRLFVGTGMGLGPPVAALYVAEVSPTFIRGTYGSFTQIATCLGLLGALFIGLPAKEIIDWWRVCFWVSIVPAVLLALCMEFCAESPHWLLKRGRGAEAEAEFERLLGGLHVKSAMAELSRSERGDEVDTVKLSELLYGRYFKVVFIGSTLFALQQLSGINAIFYFSTTVFKSFDVPSDLANICVGLSNLFGSVVATMLMDKLGRKVLLLGSFSGMVVSMALQIMATSSFASGSGALYLSVGGMLLFVFTFSLGAGPVPGLLLSEILPGRIRAKAMAVCMAVHWVINFFVGLLFLPLLEQIGAGVLYSIFAAFCVLAVIFVKSNVLETKGKSLQEIEIALLPSD